The genomic window TTAACCGAATCCCTTTTATGGCTTCTTTTTCAGAGTAACCCATCGCTAATAGAATAGGACTGGGACTTAATTTACCACTATGACAAGCAGAACCAGCACTAATGGCAATGCCGGCTAAGTTCATTTGACGAACGATCATTTTACCAGTAATTTTTTCTGTTTCACTGGTTTGAAAAGGATCGTTAATCACAAAACTAACATGATGAGGAAGACGATATAATCTATCCCCTGTGGGAATCACATAAGGACAATCAGCCATTAAATCAAACAAGCGATCCCGTAATCCTATCAAGCGAGAACTTTCAGTTGCCATTTCTCTTACTGCTAATTCGGCCGCCAGTCCAAATCCGCCAATAATCCCTACTGATTGGGTTCCTGAGCGTTTTTTTCCTTCTTGGCCGCCTCCCAAGAGTAAGGGATCGATGTCTACCCCTGGACGTACATATAATGCCCCTGCCCCTTGAATTCCGTAGATTTTATGTGAGGAAATAGATAATAAGTCAATGGGAAGCCGTTGCACATCAATGGACAGTCTACCTGCGCTTTGCACTGCGTCAGTATGGAAGAGAATGGCATGATCGTGAGCAATGTTGCTTAATTCTTCAATCGGTTGTACCGTTCCTATTTCGCTTTGGCCATAAATAATGGAAATCAGCACTGTATTAGATTGAATAGCAGCTTTTAAGTCCCAAGGATTAATTCTGCCTTGACCATTGACAGCTAAACGAGTGACTTCCCATCCTTGTGCTTCTAAACAAGCCACTGGTTCACTAATAGCCGGATGTTCGATACTAGAAATAATTAAATGTTGGGGTGTACTATACTGTCTAGCGATTCCTAAAATAGCCAAGTTGTCTGCTTCTGTTCCCCCTGACGTAAAAATAATTGACTCAGGTTCCCTAGCATTGACAAGGGAGGCAACTTGTACCCTGGCAGTTTCTATGACCATGGCAGCCCGTTGTCCCCATTGATGCAGACTAGAAGGGTTACCCCATTCCTCTGTCAAAAGTTGACTAACATAAGCAACTACCTCTGAACGAGGGGGAGTTGTAGCACTATGATCTAAATAAATTTGCATTATGATATAAAAAGAACGTTCTGGTCAGGAAGTAGCTAATCTTAGGCAACAAGTGGACAAGATAAAAATAGATAATCTAGTAGTCTATTTTATTGGCCTGGCTTACATACATTATAATCTTCATGGGAAACAACCGCTTCTGGGGTTAAAAAACTGCCATGATCACGACAAATTAAGCGATAATGTCGAGTCACAGGAATGCTGATAATAAAGCGATCATGCCTTAGTCGTTTTCCGTAGAAACTTCGGTAATCTTGCTGATTAGCTAGTCCTTTGAGAATTTCACGGGCTTTCAGAACAACATTTTTAGGAAAGGGTCTTAGATCAATGGGATCTTTATTGAAGGTTTCTTCCCAAGCATTTTTCTGTTGTTGCTTTCGTTCCCAGGCCGTTTGTTCTTGGGCGCAACGATGGCAAATTTTACCATACCCTTTATGACCACAGGGAAAACTCTTTTTTCGTCTCGACATAATAACCTGTTATCTATAAAATGCTTGCGATCATGCCATATATCCAGAATACAGGGTGAGATGATACCCTAGCAAAATAACTTGAAAAAACGCAACAACATTAACTTAATTTTCTCAACTAGAATAAAAAAACTTAATAAATAATTTTTCTATAATCTGTATCATTATCGAAAAAAATATATTTTTATGAAGAATTTGCTGAAC from Crocosphaera subtropica ATCC 51142 includes these protein-coding regions:
- a CDS encoding cysteine desulfurase family protein; this encodes MQIYLDHSATTPPRSEVVAYVSQLLTEEWGNPSSLHQWGQRAAMVIETARVQVASLVNAREPESIIFTSGGTEADNLAILGIARQYSTPQHLIISSIEHPAISEPVACLEAQGWEVTRLAVNGQGRINPWDLKAAIQSNTVLISIIYGQSEIGTVQPIEELSNIAHDHAILFHTDAVQSAGRLSIDVQRLPIDLLSISSHKIYGIQGAGALYVRPGVDIDPLLLGGGQEGKKRSGTQSVGIIGGFGLAAELAVREMATESSRLIGLRDRLFDLMADCPYVIPTGDRLYRLPHHVSFVINDPFQTSETEKITGKMIVRQMNLAGIAISAGSACHSGKLSPSPILLAMGYSEKEAIKGIRLTLGQNTTREDIDWTAMVLKQVLNRLMPQLVIAK
- a CDS encoding DUF7682 family zinc-binding protein — its product is MSRRKKSFPCGHKGYGKICHRCAQEQTAWERKQQQKNAWEETFNKDPIDLRPFPKNVVLKAREILKGLANQQDYRSFYGKRLRHDRFIISIPVTRHYRLICRDHGSFLTPEAVVSHEDYNVCKPGQ